From a region of the Corythoichthys intestinalis isolate RoL2023-P3 chromosome 7, ASM3026506v1, whole genome shotgun sequence genome:
- the LOC130918397 gene encoding transmembrane protein 275-like: MSSSFLHLSISQFGPLSHFFMVLQENSCRPSTAKRVPKPNARLGHQNLPSPPLCCACGLCMLLAGINITLVGAFAFGTFVPSHNPPIIIGPLLLLTALALFAACCATSARDQPASSAPRVKGLMQAGAAFEMETSEHTLQDTTALQFSPTSSPASSRGSEAASPACPEGGDDEHVQRDTFMVTESLTGLKSVGK; encoded by the coding sequence ATGAGTTCATCGTTTCTTCATTTGAGCATCAGCCAATTTGGACCCCTCTCACACTTCTTCATGGTGCTGCAAGAAAACTCGTGTAGACCCTCCACAGCCAAGCGGGTCCCAAAACCAAATGCGCGTCTTGGCCACCAAAACCTGCCGTCGCCGCCATTGTGTTGTGCGTGCGGCCTATGCATGCTGCTGGCCGGCATCAACATCACATTGGTGGGCGCCTTTGCCTTTGGCACCTTCGTCCCGAGCCACAACCCCCCAATTATCATTGGGCCGCTTCTTCTGCTGACCGCCTTAGCTTTGTTTGCGGCGTGCTGCGCGACTAGCGCCAGAGATCAGCCAGCAAGCTCGGCCCCCCGGGTCAAGGGGTTGATGCAGGCGGGTGCGGCCTTCGAGATGGAGACCAGTGAGCACACGCTGCAGGACACCACGGCGCTCCAGTTTAGCCCTACTAGCTCGCCCGCCTCCTCGCGCGGGTCAGAAGCCGCATCACCGGCATGTCCTGAAGGTGGCGACGATGAGCATGTGCAACGTGACACGTTTATGGTTACTGAAAGTCTAACGGGCTTGAAGTCTGTTGGCAAGTAG